A single window of Streptomyces sp. NBC_00464 DNA harbors:
- a CDS encoding acyl-CoA mutase large subunit family protein has protein sequence MDADAIEEGRQRWQARYDKARKRDADFTTLSGDPVEPVYGPRPGDAYEGFERIGWPGEYPFTRGLHPTGYRGRTWTIRQFAGFGNAEQTNERYKMILAAGGGGLSVAFDMPTLMGRDSDDPRALGEVGHCGVAIDSAADMEVLFKDIPLGDVTTSMTISGPAVPVFCMYLVAAERQGIDPAVLNGTLQTDIFKEYIAQKEWLFQPEPHLRLIGDLMEHCARDIPAYKPLSVSGYHIREAGATAAQELAYTLADGFGYVELGLSRGLDVDTFAPGLSFFFDAHLDFFEEIAKFRAARRIWARWMKETYGAKTDKAQWLRFHTQTAGVSLTAQQPYNNVVRTAVEALSAVLGGTNSLHTNALDETLALPSAQAAEIALRTQQVLMEETGVANVADPLGGSWYVEQLTDRIEAEAEKVFEQIRERGTRAHPDGQHPIGPMTSGILRGIEDGWFTGEIAESAFQYQRSLEKGDKRVVGVNVALGSVTGDLEILRVSHEVEREQVRELAGRKADRDDARVTAALEAMLAAARDGSNMIAPMLDAVRAEATLGEICGVLREEWGTYTEPPGF, from the coding sequence ATGGACGCTGACGCGATCGAGGAAGGCCGCCAACGCTGGCAGGCCCGTTACGACAAGGCCCGCAAGCGCGACGCGGACTTCACCACGCTCTCCGGGGACCCGGTCGAGCCCGTCTACGGCCCCCGGCCCGGGGACGCGTACGAGGGCTTCGAGCGGATCGGCTGGCCCGGAGAGTACCCCTTCACCCGCGGACTCCACCCGACCGGCTACCGCGGCCGCACCTGGACCATCCGCCAGTTCGCCGGCTTCGGCAACGCCGAGCAGACCAACGAGCGCTACAAGATGATCCTCGCCGCGGGCGGCGGCGGCCTGAGCGTCGCCTTCGACATGCCGACGCTGATGGGCCGGGACTCCGACGACCCCCGCGCGCTCGGCGAGGTCGGTCACTGCGGGGTCGCCATCGACTCCGCCGCCGACATGGAGGTCCTCTTCAAGGACATCCCCCTCGGCGACGTCACCACCTCGATGACCATCAGCGGCCCCGCCGTGCCCGTCTTCTGCATGTACCTGGTCGCCGCCGAGCGGCAGGGCATCGACCCGGCCGTGCTCAACGGCACGCTGCAGACGGACATCTTCAAGGAGTACATCGCGCAGAAGGAGTGGCTCTTCCAGCCCGAGCCCCACCTGCGCCTCATCGGCGACCTGATGGAGCACTGCGCCCGCGACATCCCCGCCTACAAGCCGCTCTCCGTCTCCGGCTACCACATCCGCGAAGCCGGGGCCACGGCCGCGCAGGAGCTCGCCTACACCCTCGCCGACGGCTTCGGCTACGTGGAGCTCGGCCTCTCCCGCGGGCTCGACGTCGACACCTTCGCCCCCGGGCTCTCCTTCTTCTTCGACGCGCACCTCGACTTCTTCGAGGAGATCGCCAAGTTCCGCGCGGCCCGCCGGATCTGGGCCCGCTGGATGAAGGAGACGTACGGCGCGAAGACCGACAAGGCGCAGTGGCTCCGCTTCCACACCCAGACCGCCGGCGTCTCGCTGACCGCCCAGCAGCCGTACAACAACGTCGTACGCACCGCCGTCGAGGCGCTCTCCGCCGTCCTCGGCGGCACCAACTCCCTGCACACCAACGCCCTCGACGAGACCCTCGCGCTCCCCTCCGCGCAGGCCGCCGAGATCGCGCTGCGCACCCAGCAGGTGCTGATGGAGGAGACCGGCGTCGCCAACGTGGCCGACCCGCTGGGCGGTTCCTGGTACGTGGAGCAGCTCACCGACCGGATCGAGGCGGAGGCCGAGAAGGTCTTCGAGCAGATCAGGGAGCGCGGCACCCGGGCCCACCCGGACGGACAGCACCCCATCGGGCCGATGACATCGGGCATCCTGCGCGGCATCGAGGACGGCTGGTTCACCGGCGAGATCGCCGAATCCGCCTTCCAGTACCAGCGGTCGCTGGAGAAGGGCGACAAGCGGGTCGTCGGCGTCAACGTCGCGCTCGGCTCGGTCACCGGCGACCTGGAGATCCTGCGGGTCAGCCACGAGGTCGAGCGCGAGCAGGTCCGCGAGCTCGCCGGCCGCAAGGCGGACCGCGACGACGCCCGGGTGACCGCCGCAC
- a CDS encoding response regulator transcription factor, translating into MRLLIVEDEKRLAISLARGLTAEGFAVDVVHDGLEGLHRASDGAYDLVVLDIMLPGMNGYRVCAALRAAGHEVPILMLTAKDGEYDEAEGLDTGADDYLTKPFSYVVLVARVRALLRRRGGSASPVVTVGTLRMDTAARRVHLGEDEITLTAKEFAVLEQFALRAGQVVSKADILEHVWDFAYDGDPNIVEVYVSALRRKLGAASIRTVRGAGYRLEAL; encoded by the coding sequence ATGCGCCTGTTGATCGTGGAGGACGAGAAGCGGCTGGCGATCTCCCTGGCCAGGGGGCTCACCGCCGAGGGCTTCGCCGTGGACGTGGTCCACGACGGCCTGGAAGGGCTGCACCGGGCCTCCGACGGGGCCTACGACCTCGTCGTCCTCGACATCATGCTGCCGGGCATGAACGGCTACCGGGTCTGCGCCGCCCTGCGCGCCGCCGGCCACGAGGTGCCCATCCTGATGCTGACCGCGAAGGACGGGGAGTACGACGAGGCCGAGGGGCTCGACACCGGAGCCGACGACTACCTGACCAAGCCCTTCAGCTACGTCGTCCTGGTCGCCCGGGTCCGGGCGCTGCTGCGGCGCCGGGGCGGCTCCGCCTCGCCGGTGGTCACCGTCGGCACCCTGCGCATGGACACCGCGGCCCGCCGGGTCCACCTGGGCGAGGACGAGATCACCCTCACCGCGAAGGAGTTCGCCGTGCTGGAACAGTTCGCGCTGCGGGCCGGCCAGGTGGTGAGCAAGGCGGACATCCTGGAACACGTCTGGGACTTCGCCTACGACGGCGACCCGAACATCGTCGAGGTGTACGTCAGCGCCCTGCGCCGCAAGCTCGGCGCTGCCTCCATCCGTACGGTGCGCGGCGCCGGCTACCGGCTGGAGGCGCTGTGA
- a CDS encoding DUF3817 domain-containing protein, translating to MDIKTATALHRLRLISIPEALSFPALILFGSVLSRVSDIDFLMMPLGMLHGVLFVIYVVLLLDVWNKTKWPLKRVAFFFLLCVLPFGGLYGDKVLKRYEADGVIAARARREGTVSA from the coding sequence GTGGACATCAAGACCGCTACCGCCCTGCACCGGCTGCGCCTCATCTCGATTCCCGAGGCGCTCTCCTTCCCGGCGCTGATCCTCTTCGGCTCGGTCCTGAGCCGGGTCTCCGACATCGACTTCCTGATGATGCCGCTCGGCATGCTGCACGGCGTGCTGTTCGTGATCTACGTCGTCCTGCTGCTGGACGTCTGGAACAAGACCAAGTGGCCGCTCAAGCGCGTCGCGTTCTTCTTCCTGCTCTGCGTGCTGCCCTTCGGCGGCCTGTACGGCGACAAGGTGCTCAAGCGCTACGAGGCCGACGGCGTCATCGCCGCGCGGGCCCGCCGGGAAGGCACGGTCAGCGCATGA
- a CDS encoding MarR family winged helix-turn-helix transcriptional regulator, with product METETATRWLSDAEQCAWRTHLDVGRLLTHQLEKDLQPFGLTMNDYEILVNLSESDDQRMRMSDLAGATLQSKSRLSHQITRMESAGLVRRENCESDRRGLYAVLTETGAETMRKVAPHHVASVRKHFMDLLTPEALEQLHAALTPVADHLRGRRGKL from the coding sequence ATGGAGACCGAGACGGCCACCCGCTGGCTGAGCGACGCGGAGCAGTGCGCCTGGCGCACCCACCTGGACGTCGGCAGGCTGCTGACGCACCAACTGGAGAAGGACCTCCAGCCGTTCGGCCTGACCATGAACGACTACGAGATCCTCGTCAACCTCTCGGAGTCGGACGACCAGCGCATGCGGATGAGTGACCTCGCCGGTGCCACGCTGCAGTCCAAGAGCAGGCTCTCGCACCAGATCACCCGCATGGAGAGCGCGGGCCTGGTCCGCCGGGAGAACTGCGAGTCCGACCGCCGGGGGCTGTACGCCGTCCTCACCGAGACCGGCGCCGAGACGATGCGCAAGGTCGCCCCGCACCACGTGGCGTCGGTGCGCAAGCACTTCATGGACCTGCTGACGCCCGAGGCCCTGGAGCAGCTGCACGCGGCCCTGACCCCGGTCGCCGACCATCTGCGCGGGCGGCGCGGCAAGCTCTGA
- a CDS encoding MarR family winged helix-turn-helix transcriptional regulator has product MPKPLSLPFDPIARADELWQQRWGPVPSMGAITSIMRAQQILLAEVDAVVKPYGLTFARYEALVLLTFSKAGELPMSKIGERLMVHPTSVTNTVDRLVRSGLVDKRPNPNDGRGTLASITDKGREVVESATRELVAMEFGLGVYDAEECAEIFALLRPLRIAAQDFEEI; this is encoded by the coding sequence GTGCCGAAGCCGCTCAGTCTCCCCTTCGATCCCATCGCCCGCGCCGACGAACTCTGGCAGCAGCGCTGGGGCCCGGTTCCCTCCATGGGGGCGATCACCTCGATCATGCGGGCGCAGCAGATCCTGCTCGCCGAGGTCGACGCGGTCGTCAAACCGTACGGACTGACCTTCGCGCGGTACGAGGCGCTGGTGCTGCTCACCTTCTCCAAAGCCGGCGAGCTGCCGATGTCCAAGATCGGCGAGCGGCTGATGGTCCACCCCACCTCGGTGACGAACACGGTGGACCGGCTGGTGCGCTCCGGTCTCGTCGACAAGCGCCCCAACCCGAACGACGGTCGCGGAACGCTCGCCTCCATCACCGACAAGGGCCGCGAGGTCGTCGAGTCCGCCACCCGTGAGCTGGTCGCGATGGAGTTCGGTCTCGGGGTGTACGACGCCGAGGAATGCGCGGAGATCTTCGCGCTGCTGCGCCCGCTGCGTATCGCCGCCCAGGACTTCGAGGAGATCTGA
- a CDS encoding AIM24 family protein, translating into MFRLQGSKTLAVDLTGDTVKAKNGSMVAYDGRMTFKKMTGGGEGLRGMVTRRLTGEQMAVMEVTGQGTCFFADRASEISLVSLHGDKLYVEASNLLCTDAGLRTGTTFTGMRGSAAGNGLFTTTVEGTGQAAIMSDGSAVALRVSAQYPLFVDPGAYIAHQGNLQQHFQSGVNFRTLMGEGSGESFQIRFEGEGLVYVQPSERNTIGGNV; encoded by the coding sequence ATGTTCCGACTCCAAGGCAGCAAGACGCTCGCCGTCGACCTGACCGGCGACACCGTCAAGGCGAAGAACGGCTCGATGGTCGCGTACGACGGCCGGATGACGTTCAAGAAGATGACCGGCGGGGGTGAGGGCCTGCGCGGCATGGTGACCCGCCGGCTGACCGGCGAGCAGATGGCCGTGATGGAGGTGACCGGGCAGGGCACCTGCTTCTTCGCCGACCGCGCGAGCGAGATCAGTCTCGTCTCGCTGCACGGCGACAAGCTGTACGTCGAAGCGAGCAATCTGCTCTGCACCGACGCCGGACTGCGCACCGGCACCACCTTCACCGGGATGCGCGGCAGCGCGGCGGGCAACGGCCTGTTCACCACCACCGTCGAGGGAACCGGCCAGGCGGCGATCATGTCGGACGGCTCGGCCGTGGCCCTGCGGGTCTCCGCCCAGTACCCGCTCTTCGTCGACCCGGGCGCCTACATCGCCCATCAGGGCAACCTCCAGCAGCACTTCCAGTCCGGGGTGAACTTCAGGACGCTGATGGGCGAGGGATCGGGCGAGTCCTTCCAGATCCGGTTCGAGGGCGAAGGACTCGTCTACGTCCAGCCCAGCGAGCGGAACACGATCGGGGGCAACGTCTGA
- a CDS encoding MTH1187 family thiamine-binding protein, giving the protein MIVAFSVSPLGVGEDVGEYVADAVRVVRESGLPNRTDAMFTSIEGEWDEVMDVVKRAVAAVEARAGRVSLVLKADIRPGVTDGLTSKVETVERYLAD; this is encoded by the coding sequence ATGATCGTCGCCTTCTCCGTCAGCCCGCTGGGTGTGGGCGAGGACGTCGGCGAGTACGTCGCCGACGCCGTCCGGGTCGTCCGCGAGTCGGGGCTGCCCAACCGCACGGACGCCATGTTCACCTCCATCGAAGGTGAGTGGGACGAGGTCATGGACGTCGTCAAGCGCGCCGTCGCGGCCGTGGAGGCGCGCGCCGGACGGGTCTCCCTCGTGCTCAAGGCCGATATCCGCCCGGGTGTCACCGACGGTCTGACCTCGAAGGTCGAGACGGTCGAGCGGTACCTGGCGGACTGA
- a CDS encoding DUF3817 domain-containing protein — protein sequence MKRSVLTRYRVMAYVTAVMLLILCVCMIFKYGFDKGEGLTLVVSQIHGVLYIIYLIFAFDLGSKAKWPLGKLAWVLISGTIPTAAFFVERKVVREVEPLIADAAPAAAAKV from the coding sequence ATGAAACGCAGTGTGCTGACCCGCTATCGGGTGATGGCTTACGTCACCGCCGTCATGTTGCTGATCCTCTGCGTGTGCATGATCTTCAAGTACGGCTTCGACAAGGGTGAGGGGCTGACCCTCGTCGTCTCCCAGATCCACGGCGTGCTGTACATCATCTACCTGATCTTCGCCTTCGACCTCGGCTCCAAGGCGAAGTGGCCGCTGGGCAAGCTGGCCTGGGTGCTGATCTCCGGCACCATCCCGACGGCCGCGTTCTTCGTGGAGCGCAAGGTCGTCCGTGAGGTCGAGCCGCTGATCGCGGACGCGGCCCCCGCGGCCGCTGCCAAGGTCTGA
- a CDS encoding sensor histidine kinase: MRSVRARAALGATVVVALALAAAGLAVLLVLRANLTDQAGLQAEVAAREVAGQLALNVPYDELKTGDEEEHPVQVTDEDGRVVAVSKDLEAISGTGTDRVTPEPGASAGGDREDDGEGRDDDDDGAGGADPARGEVSTDDPDFANGTATVDGDRAEYRFASVEATNEAGLTLTVHAGAPLAAEQRAVASVRGAMLAGLPVVLLVVAGVTWLVTRRALRPVEGIRREMAAITASEDLSRRVPEPGSRDEIARLARTTNETLTALEASVDRQRRFVADASHELRSPIASLRTQLEVGAAHPELLDVPGAVADTVRLQELAAGLLLLARLDAGERPGTGRLDLGALVHEEVSQRTGDRIPVTVSVPAGGGFEASGSRAQLARVLGNLLDNAERHARSAVAVAVRAEGGGVAVEVTDDGDGVPGAERERIFERFVRLDDARTRDEGGAGLGLAIARDVAVRHGGRLTVTDAGERGARFTLWLPDAR; encoded by the coding sequence GTGAGATCCGTACGGGCCAGGGCGGCGCTCGGTGCCACCGTGGTCGTCGCCCTCGCGCTGGCCGCGGCAGGCCTCGCCGTTCTCCTCGTCCTGCGCGCCAACCTCACCGACCAGGCGGGCCTCCAGGCCGAGGTGGCGGCCCGGGAGGTCGCCGGCCAGCTGGCCCTGAACGTGCCGTACGACGAGCTGAAGACGGGCGACGAGGAGGAGCATCCCGTCCAGGTGACCGACGAGGACGGCCGGGTGGTGGCCGTCTCCAAGGACCTGGAGGCGATCTCCGGCACCGGTACGGACCGGGTCACGCCCGAGCCCGGCGCCTCGGCCGGGGGCGACCGCGAGGACGACGGCGAGGGACGCGACGACGATGACGACGGGGCGGGCGGCGCCGACCCCGCCCGCGGTGAGGTCTCCACCGACGACCCCGACTTCGCCAACGGCACCGCCACGGTCGACGGAGACCGCGCCGAATACCGGTTCGCCTCCGTCGAGGCCACGAACGAGGCGGGGCTCACCCTGACCGTCCACGCGGGCGCCCCGCTCGCCGCGGAGCAGCGGGCCGTTGCCAGCGTGCGCGGGGCGATGCTGGCCGGGCTGCCCGTCGTGCTCCTCGTCGTCGCCGGAGTGACCTGGCTGGTGACACGGCGGGCGCTGCGCCCGGTCGAGGGCATCCGGCGCGAGATGGCCGCGATCACCGCGTCCGAGGATCTGAGCCGGCGGGTGCCGGAGCCCGGTTCGCGCGACGAGATCGCGCGGCTGGCCCGTACGACCAACGAGACGCTCACCGCGCTGGAGGCCTCCGTCGACCGGCAGCGGCGCTTCGTCGCCGACGCCTCGCACGAACTGCGCAGCCCGATCGCCTCGTTGCGCACCCAGCTGGAGGTGGGCGCCGCACACCCGGAGCTGCTGGATGTGCCGGGTGCGGTCGCCGACACCGTACGGCTCCAGGAGCTGGCCGCCGGTCTGCTGCTGCTGGCCAGGCTGGACGCGGGGGAGCGGCCGGGCACGGGCCGGCTGGATCTCGGTGCGCTGGTCCACGAGGAGGTCTCGCAGCGCACCGGCGACCGCATCCCGGTGACGGTGTCCGTGCCGGCGGGCGGCGGTTTCGAGGCGAGCGGTTCCCGCGCGCAGCTGGCCCGGGTGCTCGGCAACCTGCTGGACAACGCCGAGCGGCACGCGCGTTCTGCGGTCGCGGTCGCCGTGCGCGCGGAGGGCGGCGGTGTGGCCGTGGAGGTCACCGACGACGGGGACGGGGTTCCCGGGGCCGAGCGCGAGCGGATCTTCGAACGCTTCGTACGCCTCGACGACGCCCGCACCCGCGACGAGGGCGGAGCGGGACTGGGCCTCGCCATCGCCCGCGATGTGGCCGTCCGGCACGGGGGCCGGCTGACGGTGACGGATGCGGGGGAGCGGGGCGCCCGGTTCACGCTGTGGCTGCCGGACGCCCGCTGA
- a CDS encoding AIM24 family protein, whose product MSTPVVFDPMTLPSDDNVNAYTFCVELKGSQWFLQKGKMIAYYGRIEFNGIGHGRFQGLVRTSFHSPLHASDWVVAEGSGKMLLADRAFDVNSYDLDDGNLTIRSGNLLAYQPTLALKQSIVPGFLTLIGTGKFVAASNGPVVFMEPPLRVDPQALVGWADCPSPCHHYDHGYMTGVLGGLRAFTGIGGASGEEHQFEFVGAGTVLLQSSEALMAEQPTGAVPQQAGVPGAGQPGSGPRTPGQRGDLQRRLGW is encoded by the coding sequence GTGAGCACGCCCGTGGTCTTCGACCCGATGACGCTGCCGTCGGACGACAACGTCAACGCGTACACCTTCTGTGTGGAGCTCAAGGGGAGCCAGTGGTTCCTGCAGAAGGGCAAGATGATCGCCTATTACGGGCGGATCGAGTTCAACGGCATCGGCCACGGCCGCTTCCAGGGTCTGGTCCGTACGAGCTTCCACTCGCCGCTGCACGCGAGCGACTGGGTGGTGGCCGAGGGCAGCGGGAAGATGCTGCTCGCGGACCGGGCCTTCGATGTGAACTCGTACGACCTGGACGACGGGAATCTGACGATCCGGTCCGGCAACCTCCTCGCCTATCAGCCGACGCTGGCGCTGAAGCAGTCGATCGTGCCGGGGTTCCTGACGCTGATCGGCACGGGGAAGTTCGTCGCCGCCTCCAACGGTCCGGTGGTCTTCATGGAGCCGCCGCTGCGGGTCGACCCGCAGGCGCTGGTGGGCTGGGCGGACTGCCCCTCGCCGTGCCACCACTACGACCACGGCTACATGACGGGCGTGCTGGGCGGGCTGCGGGCGTTCACCGGGATCGGGGGCGCCTCGGGCGAGGAGCACCAGTTCGAGTTCGTGGGCGCCGGTACGGTGCTGCTCCAGTCCAGCGAGGCGCTGATGGCCGAGCAGCCGACGGGGGCCGTGCCGCAGCAGGCGGGAGTCCCGGGGGCGGGTCAACCTGGATCCGGACCCCGCACACCCGGTCAGCGGGGGGATCTCCAGCGTCGCCTCGGTTGGTGA
- a CDS encoding AIM24 family protein — protein MPFREINSKMVEATVIPGQKMFSQRGAMLAYRGEVSFTPNIQGGQGGVMSMIGRRLANEATPLMTVEGNGTVMFGHGGHHIQVINLAGDTLYVEADRLLAFDGALQQGTMFMGSQGGVMGMVRGQVSGQGLFTTTLKGHGAVAVMAHGGVIELPITPGREVHVDPQAYVAHHGDVTNKLSTALGWREMVGRGSGEGFQLELSGSGAVYVQASEEKL, from the coding sequence ATGCCGTTCCGCGAGATCAACTCGAAGATGGTCGAGGCGACGGTGATCCCCGGCCAGAAGATGTTCAGCCAGCGCGGCGCGATGCTGGCCTACCGGGGCGAGGTGTCGTTCACGCCGAACATCCAGGGCGGCCAGGGCGGTGTGATGTCGATGATCGGCCGCCGGCTGGCGAACGAGGCGACCCCGCTGATGACGGTCGAGGGAAACGGCACGGTGATGTTCGGCCACGGCGGTCACCACATCCAGGTGATCAACCTGGCCGGGGACACCCTCTATGTGGAGGCCGACCGGCTGCTCGCCTTCGACGGGGCACTGCAGCAGGGCACGATGTTCATGGGCTCGCAGGGCGGCGTGATGGGCATGGTGCGCGGCCAGGTGAGCGGGCAGGGCCTGTTCACCACGACGCTCAAGGGGCACGGCGCGGTGGCGGTGATGGCGCACGGCGGGGTCATCGAGCTGCCGATCACGCCGGGCCGCGAGGTGCATGTGGACCCGCAGGCGTATGTCGCGCACCACGGCGACGTGACCAACAAGCTCTCCACCGCGCTGGGCTGGCGCGAGATGGTGGGGCGGGGTTCCGGCGAGGGGTTCCAGCTGGAGCTCAGCGGCAGTGGTGCGGTGTACGTCCAGGCCTCGGAGGAGAAGCTGTGA
- a CDS encoding MFS transporter, translating into MPRDTDPLPGRPREATDTPSDRQVPPGTGTPPAPRTASPATTGPAPLPAPHPERAGPPDPSGPPALRVPDAPATAPHAPLTAPDAPATAGGPRGYGAVFAVREFRAVFAAHLLSLLGVVVSELALTVLVYDLTASPLLSALTFALGMLPYLVGGTLFAGIADRYPARRVLVTCDLICAGCVAVMVLPGTPVAGLLVLRCLVAAVSPVFTGTRMAALTDILGEGDLFVLGRSLLRIVSQSALLAGFGVGGLLLAVVSPRGAITITVATFLCSAALLRLGTRDRPARTGGGAGGTLLKESLSGARLVFGHRRIRALILLFWLPPVFVVAPEALAAPYADEIGVGSTALGLLMCAMPVGSIAAELYAGAALSPRSRSLIVLPLAAAGLLPLVLYGFRPGVALAAVALVLAGAGSAYVIGLDQWFVEAVPDELRGRAMTLLTAGLMTLQGVGMALAGLAAEFFPVHQVVAGAGVLGTLCLLLLVAEVRRTGPSHRIRTEVRDGEDRHVTSR; encoded by the coding sequence ATGCCGAGAGACACCGATCCCCTGCCGGGCAGGCCCCGCGAAGCGACGGACACCCCCAGCGACCGGCAGGTCCCGCCCGGGACCGGCACGCCGCCCGCCCCGCGCACCGCGAGCCCCGCCACCACCGGACCGGCCCCTCTTCCGGCCCCGCACCCGGAGCGCGCCGGTCCCCCCGACCCGAGCGGACCGCCCGCGCTCCGGGTGCCGGACGCACCCGCGACGGCACCGCACGCACCCCTGACGGCACCGGACGCACCCGCGACGGCGGGCGGCCCACGCGGCTACGGGGCGGTCTTCGCCGTGCGGGAGTTCCGGGCCGTCTTCGCCGCGCATCTGCTCTCGCTGCTCGGCGTCGTCGTCAGCGAACTCGCGCTCACCGTGCTCGTGTACGACCTCACCGCCTCGCCCCTGCTCAGCGCCCTGACCTTCGCGCTCGGCATGCTGCCCTACCTCGTCGGCGGCACCCTCTTCGCCGGGATCGCCGACCGCTACCCCGCACGCCGGGTGCTCGTCACCTGCGACCTGATCTGTGCCGGCTGCGTCGCCGTGATGGTGCTGCCGGGCACCCCCGTCGCCGGACTTCTCGTGCTGCGCTGCCTCGTCGCCGCCGTCTCGCCCGTCTTCACCGGGACCAGGATGGCCGCGCTCACCGACATCCTGGGCGAGGGCGACCTGTTCGTCCTGGGGCGCTCGCTGCTGCGGATCGTCTCGCAGAGCGCACTGCTCGCCGGCTTCGGCGTGGGCGGACTGCTGCTCGCCGTGGTCTCCCCGCGCGGCGCGATCACGATCACCGTCGCCACCTTCCTCTGCTCGGCCGCACTGCTCCGCCTCGGCACCCGCGACCGGCCCGCGCGCACCGGTGGCGGGGCGGGCGGCACGTTGCTGAAGGAGTCGCTCTCCGGTGCCCGGCTGGTGTTCGGCCACCGCCGGATCCGGGCGCTGATACTGCTCTTCTGGCTGCCCCCGGTGTTCGTCGTCGCCCCGGAGGCGCTGGCCGCCCCGTACGCCGACGAGATCGGTGTGGGCAGCACCGCGCTCGGGCTGCTGATGTGTGCGATGCCCGTCGGCTCCATCGCCGCCGAGCTGTACGCGGGCGCGGCCCTCAGCCCCCGGTCCCGCTCCCTGATCGTGCTGCCGCTCGCCGCGGCCGGGCTGCTGCCCCTCGTGCTGTACGGGTTCCGCCCCGGGGTGGCGCTGGCAGCGGTCGCGCTGGTGCTGGCCGGTGCGGGATCGGCGTACGTCATCGGCCTCGACCAGTGGTTCGTCGAGGCCGTCCCCGACGAGCTGCGCGGCCGGGCCATGACCCTGCTCACCGCCGGACTGATGACGCTCCAGGGCGTCGGCATGGCCCTGGCCGGACTGGCCGCCGAGTTCTTCCCCGTGCACCAGGTGGTCGCCGGGGCCGGCGTCCTGGGCACGCTGTGCCTGCTGCTGCTTGTCGCCGAGGTCCGCAGAACCGGCCCCTCGCACCGTATTCGGACCGAAGTTCGAGACGGTGAGGACCGGCATGTGACCAGTAGGTAA
- a CDS encoding ArsR/SmtB family transcription factor, giving the protein MPVHLHFDESDLLRCRFAVSPLWETQAAVRVLGRPERQGYHLPWLRRIRGAAAGLGLEPLWLLMAEGGHSPDFFCPPPIGPLASFEEEIAGVRAIDPRLAGQDMARSLADRPEVLRSPAGQTLLADPERAVRELADLLEQAWRVLIEPHWPRLRALLEADVAYHSRRLAAVGFERLLGELSPQLRWADSTLTLTRTRARHSRVLGGQGLVLMPSVFAWPDAVGGFEDPWQPAVIYPARGIGGLWTEPGDSTPEVLARLLGRARADVLCALDEPAGTSALAHRLGLAPSSVSEHLSVLRAAGLLTSRRYGHQVLYERTPLGIALAVPQ; this is encoded by the coding sequence ATGCCCGTCCATCTGCACTTCGACGAGAGCGATCTGCTGCGCTGCCGCTTCGCGGTCTCACCACTCTGGGAGACGCAGGCCGCCGTGCGGGTGCTGGGGCGGCCCGAACGGCAGGGGTATCACCTGCCGTGGCTGCGCAGGATCCGGGGCGCGGCCGCCGGGCTCGGTCTGGAGCCGCTGTGGCTGCTGATGGCGGAGGGCGGCCACAGTCCGGACTTCTTCTGCCCGCCGCCGATCGGGCCCCTCGCCTCCTTCGAGGAGGAGATCGCGGGGGTGCGGGCCATCGATCCCCGGCTGGCCGGCCAGGACATGGCCCGGTCGCTGGCGGACCGGCCCGAGGTGCTGCGCTCCCCCGCCGGGCAGACCCTGCTGGCCGATCCCGAGCGGGCCGTGCGGGAACTGGCCGACCTGCTGGAGCAGGCCTGGCGGGTGCTGATCGAGCCTCACTGGCCCCGGCTGCGCGCCCTGCTGGAGGCGGATGTGGCCTATCACTCGCGGCGGCTCGCGGCGGTCGGCTTCGAGCGGCTGCTGGGCGAGCTGAGCCCGCAGCTGCGCTGGGCGGACTCGACGCTCACCCTCACCCGTACGCGCGCCCGCCACTCCCGGGTGCTCGGCGGGCAGGGTCTCGTCCTGATGCCGTCCGTCTTCGCCTGGCCGGACGCGGTCGGCGGTTTCGAGGATCCCTGGCAGCCCGCGGTGATCTACCCGGCACGGGGCATCGGCGGACTGTGGACGGAGCCGGGCGACAGCACCCCGGAAGTGCTCGCCCGGCTGCTCGGACGGGCGCGGGCCGATGTCCTGTGCGCGCTCGACGAGCCGGCGGGCACCAGCGCGCTCGCCCACCGGCTCGGCCTCGCGCCGTCCTCCGTCTCGGAGCATCTGTCGGTGCTCCGGGCGGCCGGGCTGCTGACGTCGCGCAGGTACGGACACCAGGTGCTGTACGAACGGACGCCGCTCGGCATCGCGCTGGCCGTGCCGCAATGA